The region GCAGAGGATGGGGCGGCACTCGTCGTCGATCGATTTGATCTCCGGGCCGACGGCAGCTATCGAGGGTTCGAAGATTTCTGCGTCCTCAATGGCAAGGGGACTGACAAGAAGTACAGTGGCAGCTACGAGACTTCAATACTTAAGCGATTCGCGCAATTTGCCAATTCGCCGCATGTCAATAGCGACCTGGAAAAGCTATTCACCCTTATCGCACTCAACTGCGCGCTCCGCAACGGAGACGCTCACCTCAAGAACTTCGGCATTATTTATGACGACGTTCTCGGTGAAGCTCGTCTCGCGCCTGTATATGACCTAGTGACAACATCGGTCTACATCCCAAAGGACGGGATGGCTCTGACGTTGAACGGAAGCACGCGTTGGCCCACCGCTCGAGAGCTTCAACTGCTCGGCGAAACTCGCGCAGCCTGTACTCCTGCACAGGTAAGAGGTGTGCTGTCACGCATCGCGGAGGCTATCGAGGAAGCGTCCTCGGAAATGCAAAACTACATTAAGGATCACGTTGCATTCGCTGATGTTGGCGAGGGAATGCTCAAAGCCTGGCGTAAAGGTATCGCGGAGTCGTTGAGCCCTCGCACCTCATAGTCTCGGAGGCCACTTCCAGCATGGATGCTTCAGAACAGTTCAGTTCGGCAGTTGCGGGACTGGCAGACACGGCTTGACTGAGGCGGTATCGAGCTCCATCGCCTTGAGGCAGGACAACGCAAGGCATATCTTTCTGAACGTATCGTAGCTTAGGGGATGATGCCGTGAAGACACTGAAAAGGATGGAAACAAACAAAGTAGCCCGTGCAATCGAAGTAGATGCTGGGCACGCGTTGCCAGGGCTACGTGATTCGCTGGCACAAGCGAACAAGGGCCGGTTTCAGCAGGTTCATACGCCTGAGCAGATCGTAGAACGCCGTCGCGGTCGCCGTATGGGAAGAAGAGGGGAGCTAACTAAAGAGGTGGTCACAATCCAGTTGGATACCGATGTGATTGCTGTGCTCTGTGCAAGCGGCGACGGATGGCAGACCCGCGTCAATGATGCGCTACGCGCCTCTTTGTCTTTGTGTGGAAAGATCGATCCCGCATAACGCCGAGTACCCATTATCCTGGCCTTCCCGATTTCGATATACGGCAGAGGTACAGCCGTCGGACAGAAGTCCGCTGTGTCTAGCGAACGTCCTTCGTCTGCGAGACAGCCACCAAACAGCCATCAAGATCGTCCGTCGGAGTTTCAATCCGCTGTGTGTCGGGAAGCATTTTGCACCATTTTTAGTGCAATTAGTGGTGGCTGTTTTGATGGCTGTTCGTTGCCAACTTTCCTGCTTTTGGCTGCGTCGCATTGCAATGTGCCTCTGGCTATTATCTATATGTAAATAGGACGTTTATTGCGATTTAGTGCAGCGCTATGCAAGGCCCTGCAAAACCTCTAAAATCAGACTCAAAATCCGCCGACCCTTGCGGTCGTGGGGGTTCGACCCCCCCCTCCCGGCACCAACTATCCATTGTGTTTTCAGTAGTTTGTGAGGGGTTTAGCTGAGCCCTCGAATAATTCCAGGTACAAAATCAGGTACAGTGCGCATCCTCCTTATTTTCAACAAGTTGAAGATGGCTGGCGCACATCCTTTGGCCGCAACCTATCTATGGTTATGCTCGTTTACGCTTAACTATGGAATGCGCAGCGGATAATTGGTCCGCCGACACCGCCGCAACCTAAGTTTTCTATCCCTTTTAGATCAAACTCGGGCCAGATCGGAGGGCAAGTTCCAAAGGCAAACTCGCTGTCGTTGTGCGTAGACTTAGAAGACCCCACTTCCCTGACCGTCGGCGAGTTTCGAGTTAGATATTGAAAGCAGGAGATTCGAGCATAAGCTGGGATTAATCACCAACCTGTCAAAGTTGCATTCCCTGAACATCCAGGACAACTATCAGGGCCTCTTCTCTGAGCGGATTGCTCAATCCGGCGATGCTGGTGTAGTTGTTCCTCGGAGTTGCTAGGAATAAACACGCCTAACATTCCGTTTTCAGCTAATTCGCCCCCCTCTACACCGCTGCAGAGTTGCTTTAAGGTTTCGACTTTACGATTGACAGCTTTTTTCCAGCTTTCTAACATGGCCTCACAGCCCATAAGAAACTGACAGGAACAAAGCTCTCTGGGCGGAGGCTCGTCTTGCGTCGTTTGTGTATCTGCCTGGTCATTCTGTTATCCGTTTTGCCTGTCTCGAGTGAGACCTTTCAAGCTGTACGTCATCTACATGTCTCGATACTCGGCGGGGTGGCGATTCAGGCAGACTTCAATGGAGACGGCCGACCTGACTTCTTTTACTACGACCCTCTTTACAGACCGAATACTTCCATCCGGACCGAAATCCTGCTTTCGCATGCAGATGGCAGCTATTCCGATCCGTTAGCCGTATCGCTGGACGGCACCCCGCAGCAATGCCATCCCTATGACATCAATGGTGACCACTTCGCCGACCTTGTCTGCATCTCGTTCGCATCGGGATCCCCTGCGTTGCAGGTCATGTACTCCTTTATCGGGAACGGAGATGGTACTTTCCAGCCGTCCATTCGCACAGATATCTCCATCAACAACGATTTTTATTCATCCGTTGGCGTCACCATAGCAGGAGACATCAACGGCGACGGCAAACTCGATGTGATTCTTACCAATCTGGACCGGCTCAATACGATCTATCCGATGCTCGGCGATGGAGCGGGACACTTCACTCTCGGCAAGCCATTGAATCTGCGCTACTACAGTTCAGGAGTCCGCCTTTACGACGAATTGCATGACGTTAATGGCGATGGCAAACTCGATCTTCTGTACGGACAGCCGCTTCAGGTCTATCTCGGCAACGGAGATGGTACGTTCACGTCTGGATTCATCGCTGGAAACTACCAGAATTGCTTCTTTACCGACTTCGATAACGACCAACACCTTGATGCAGAGTGTGTGGACATAAGCTCCAACTCAAACATAATTCTGCATGGCAATCCGGACGGCACCTTCAATACCACGCCGATTGCGACGCCTGACTTTAGCAATACAACGGTTCTCGCCATAAAGGACTTGAATGGAGATGGCATGCCGGATGTGATCAGCCTCGGCCCCAAAGGGACGATCATCTATCTCGGTAAACCAGGGCTTAAATTTGCGCCTCCCATCGCCTATTCGTTTTCTGCGGGATACAGCAACTTCGGAGTGACCGATCCTCTGATCGACGACTACAACGGCGACGGAATCCTTGATCTGGCGACCACGGCTTTCGATGGTATCTACATCGCATATGGCCGTGGAGATGGTTCCTTCCGCGCGCCACGCCCGACCGAATCGGGAACGGCCATCGGAGGAATCGCTGTGGGGGACTTCGATGAGGATGGCGCGCCGGACGTCATTACTTCGGGTAGTCCAAGCCTCCTGCTAAACCATGGAAAAGGAGATGGCACCTTCGCCACATCAACACCGATTCAAAGGGACGGTCTGGCGGCGAACGCGGGAATATCCTCCCAGGTGTTTCAGGGAGACTTCAACGGCGATGGTCATCTTGACCTGGTTACCAACAATAGCGGCTCGTTGGCACAGATCTTCTTCGGGAAGGGTGACGGTACATTCAGCGACCCGGTTTTCGCGAGCTCTACCTTCAACTTCATTCCGTTTCAAGGCGCGGTCGTCGCTGACATCAATGGTGATGGACGCGCGGACCTGATAGCACCGAATAATTCTTATCCCACGGGAGACGTGTGGGTGATGCTCTCCAATGGAGACGGAAGTTTCTCTGCGCAGTCGATCGCCACCTTCAACAGCGCTCTGTCTGTTGCGGCGGGCGATGTGAACGGAGACAACAAACTCGACCTGGTTGTTTCGATTGCTGGAGGAGTCCAAATCTTTTTAGGGAAGGGCGATGGCACATTCAATCAAGTCGTTTCGGCTCCTGCTGCGCCTTCTACCGGCAACGGAACTTTCAGTCCTGGCCAGGCTGTCTTCGGGGACTTTGATGGCGATGGGAAGAGAGACTTTGTCGTCACAAACAATCTGAGTACTTACTATCTGACCATTTATTACGGCAACGGCGATGGTACCTTCTCCGCTCCATCCACCATCGCGACGGGCGTTTCTCCAACGGGGTTGTTTTTGAATCTTGCTGCGCATGACCTGAACGGCGACGGCTTGGACGATCTGCTATACAGCGGCAGCAGCATATACCAGGTGGCAGAGATCTCTATCCTGCATGCCAAGCCGGGCCGTACCTTCGATGCAGGCATGGGGCTGCTGGCTGGTTTCGGTACGTTGACCCCATCGATTGCAGACTTCAACAAAGATGGACGGCCCGACCTGCTGTTCTCGAACTCCTATGCTTCTCCGGGCATCTTCACCGTCCTGTTGAATCGGGAGTCCACCGGTACGACCCTTACTGTGGACCATACCGCCATCCAGTACGGCCAGGGTGCAGGTTTTACTGCGCAGGTTACATTCTCCGCCGATAGCACCTCTGCGCCGCCCCCGTCGGCAACAGTCATTCTCAGTGGACTGCCCGGTAGCCCCGTCACTCTCCCGATCGCATTTTCGTCTCCTGGCGCCAATGCTCCTTTCTCCGGAACAGCACGGTATGAGGCTATCAATCTGCTGCCTGGCACATACAACGTGACCGCAAGGCTTAATGCGAGTTGCTGCCTCACTCCATCGAAGTCTGCAGTCACAACCCTTGTAGTGGCCCCCGCGGCGACAACAACCACTCTTGCGCTGACTCCAGTACCACCACTGACAGGCCAACCGGCTACTCTTCGTGTACAGGTAAGCAGCCAAACGACTGTGACCTCAGGCACGATCACCTTCTTCGATCAGGGCACGCAGATTGGTACCGCGCCTGTTGCGTCCGGGGCAGCCAGTTTTACCACTTCACCGTTGTCTGCAGGCGCGCATAGCATTACGGCGGTGTTTGCAAGCGACCAGAACTTCCTCACCTCTAGTTCGCAACCGCTCACCGTCACGGTCTTCGATCGTGGCTATCAACTCACGGCAGCTCAAACAAATCTCTCGCTCGGCGCCAACGGCAGCACGGACCTTGTGACACTTTCGCCGGTGCAGGGCTTCTACGGCAAGGTAACTCTAAGCTGGCTCGGTCACGCCGGCTGACAGCATCACAGCTGCCACTTTGCCGACATGCAGCTTGTCGCCAAGCGTCGTTACTCTGACAGGAACTCCGGTCAACTCTACTCTCACTATCTCCGACAACAAGAGCAGTACCACGGCAGCGTCTGCAAGTGTACTTCCCGGCGGATGGGTGGGTTTGTGCCTTGTTGTCCTCGTCTCTGCACTCTTACTCAGACAGAATCGTCTCTCGTGGAGCGCCTTTGCCACGCTCGTTGTCATGCATGCGGTGACACTGCTTTCGGGATGTGCAGGACGAGTGGTGAGCCCCTCTGCAGCTGCTAATGCGGCCATAAAAAACTACACCGTTACCGTTACTGCTTCGAGCGACATGCCAGGATCGGCCCCTGCTCCCCTCACGATCACAGTACACCGAGAGTAGAGATCGTTATGAACTTCCGTCCTTCTTTGAATCTGCCCCCTATGACTATGACTCGTCTGTTCTGCTCGCTTGTGCTGGCTGCCCCAGTGTTTTCCGCTCAGGCGTTGATGGGAGCCCCCATTGCTCGGCAGAGCGCTGATACCCAGTTGCTCCCACTCACGTTTGAGGAGAACCGTGGGCAAGCGCCCGACGGTGTCCGTTTCCTCTCCCACAGCTCCGACGGGGAGTTCCTGTTTACCTCACGCAAGGTGGTGCTTCCGTGTTCGGCCAAGGGTTCTCCCATCTCTTTGCTTCTGGGGAACGATGCGTCTTCTTTGCGCGCCGAAGAACCAACGAATGGCGTCGCCAACTACTACGCAGGTAACGACCGCACGCACTGGTTGCAAGGCATTCCGCTTGACCGGCAGATTCGTTATGAGCAGGCTGCCCCTGGCATAGATCTCGTTTTTCATGGAAGAGACGGTCATCTGGAATACGATCTTCAGGTAGCTCCTGGTGCAGATGTAGAGGCGATGCGTCTCAGTTTGAGCGGTGGAGCGTCGTTTCATCTCGAAGCTGACGGCTCAGCGACCGTGCAACTGGCAAACACAAACTCGACCTGCCAGGGATTGCATTTTCTCGCACCCATCGCAACGCAGCAGATCGATGGAAAGACTGCCACGGTGGAGAGTCACTTCACGCTCGATGCTGATGGTCGCCTCGGTTTCACTGCGTCTCATTACGATCGCAGCCGTTCTCTCCTCATCGACCCTGTCGTGAGTTACACAAAGATCATCGGCGCCAGTAACGGTGTGGAAGTCTCCGCGTTACAGGTGGATGCCAGTGGATCCGTCTTTCTAACCGGTCAGACCTACGCCTCAGACTATCCGGTTGCTGGTGGAGGACAAGGAAGTACCGGGCAGGGTGGTAGTGAGCAGATCTACGTTACAAAACTCGATCCCACTGGGACACAGATCCTGTACTCCACATATATACCCTCACCTGGCTTCAACACTGCTGAGGGGATTGCTCTGGATGCTTCGGGTAATGCCTACGTCACTGGCATTACGGGCAGCTCCAGTTTTCCTACGACTTCGGCGAATCTGGGTACATG is a window of Edaphobacter sp. 12200R-103 DNA encoding:
- a CDS encoding BrnA antitoxin family protein yields the protein MKTLKRMETNKVARAIEVDAGHALPGLRDSLAQANKGRFQQVHTPEQIVERRRGRRMGRRGELTKEVVTIQLDTDVIAVLCASGDGWQTRVNDALRASLSLCGKIDPA
- a CDS encoding FG-GAP-like repeat-containing protein produces the protein MAIQADFNGDGRPDFFYYDPLYRPNTSIRTEILLSHADGSYSDPLAVSLDGTPQQCHPYDINGDHFADLVCISFASGSPALQVMYSFIGNGDGTFQPSIRTDISINNDFYSSVGVTIAGDINGDGKLDVILTNLDRLNTIYPMLGDGAGHFTLGKPLNLRYYSSGVRLYDELHDVNGDGKLDLLYGQPLQVYLGNGDGTFTSGFIAGNYQNCFFTDFDNDQHLDAECVDISSNSNIILHGNPDGTFNTTPIATPDFSNTTVLAIKDLNGDGMPDVISLGPKGTIIYLGKPGLKFAPPIAYSFSAGYSNFGVTDPLIDDYNGDGILDLATTAFDGIYIAYGRGDGSFRAPRPTESGTAIGGIAVGDFDEDGAPDVITSGSPSLLLNHGKGDGTFATSTPIQRDGLAANAGISSQVFQGDFNGDGHLDLVTNNSGSLAQIFFGKGDGTFSDPVFASSTFNFIPFQGAVVADINGDGRADLIAPNNSYPTGDVWVMLSNGDGSFSAQSIATFNSALSVAAGDVNGDNKLDLVVSIAGGVQIFLGKGDGTFNQVVSAPAAPSTGNGTFSPGQAVFGDFDGDGKRDFVVTNNLSTYYLTIYYGNGDGTFSAPSTIATGVSPTGLFLNLAAHDLNGDGLDDLLYSGSSIYQVAEISILHAKPGRTFDAGMGLLAGFGTLTPSIADFNKDGRPDLLFSNSYASPGIFTVLLNRESTGTTLTVDHTAIQYGQGAGFTAQVTFSADSTSAPPPSATVILSGLPGSPVTLPIAFSSPGANAPFSGTARYEAINLLPGTYNVTARLNASCCLTPSKSAVTTLVVAPAATTTTLALTPVPPLTGQPATLRVQVSSQTTVTSGTITFFDQGTQIGTAPVASGAASFTTSPLSAGAHSITAVFASDQNFLTSSSQPLTVTVFDRGYQLTAAQTNLSLGANGSTDLVTLSPVQGFYGKVTLSWLGHAG